One region of Ptiloglossa arizonensis isolate GNS036 chromosome 8, iyPtiAriz1_principal, whole genome shotgun sequence genomic DNA includes:
- the LOC143150518 gene encoding uncharacterized protein LOC143150518, whose amino-acid sequence MESTRDLVLKYNALDPLAPTFLIVKLEDNYFRIPTSLSVFMMKEPPPGEEASSLTSKDDATSKSSASQSTEKTKENVVDDLFDELDDAPLDFRKKQVEEKYRSTEKQTIKKKVHTCEICYASFDRKSKHTRHMYKHSNSRPHKCAICAKAFKTSAHLARHMEIHYEPVNWHMCNLCDFKARTKPYLKIHYIRKHTEDYNYKCEQCGKMFKVQSDYTTHVKDHDTESCVCDICGSSYPSKSSLYFHKYYKHKTKVKKFQCQTCNKKFKTQKNLDSHMELHKIKYVCEQCGMEFKTKYGLTKHLRTHSGEKSYLCAICGKTFGCLSSQKIHLLTHVGERPYICDICGQSFTQRSPMMLHRRKHPGVHPPPPPIKITNLLHGVQDKIIVNKSAK is encoded by the coding sequence GTACAACGCGCTAGACCCACTCGCTCCGACTTTTCTGATAGTAAAGCTAGAAGATAATTACTTTCGGATACCGACGTCGCTGAGCGTGTTCATGATGAAGGAACCGCCGCCGGGCGAGGAGGCGAGCTCGTTAACATCGAAGGACGACGCAACGTCCAAGTCCTCCGCGAGCCAATCGACGGAGAAGACCAAGGAGAACGTCGTCGACGATCTCTTCGACGAGCTGGACGACGCGCCGTTGGACTTTCGGAAAAAACAGGTGGAGGAGAAGTACAGAtcgacggagaaacaaacaatcaagaagaaggtgcacACCTGTGAGATATGTTAcgcgtcgttcgatcgtaaGAGCAAGCACACCAGGCACATGTACAAGCACAGTAACTCCAGACCGCACAAGTGCGCGATCTGCGCGAAAGCGTTCAAGACGAGCGCCCACCTCGCCAGACACATGGAGATCCATTACGAGCCGGTCAATTGGCACATGTGCAATCTGTGCGACTTCAAAGCGCGCACGAAACCCTACCTGAAGATACACTACATACGCAAACACACCGAGGACTACAATTACAAGTGCGAGCAATGCGGCAAGATGTTCAAGGTGCAGTCCGACTACACCACCCACGTGAAGGATCACGACACCGAGTCGTGCGTCTGCGACATATGCGGGTCCTCGTATCCGAGCAAGAGCTCGTTGTACTTTCACAAATACTACAAGCACAAAACGAAGGTGAAGAAGTTCCAGTGTCAGACCTGCAACAAGAAGTTCAAAACGCAAAAGAACCTGGACAGTCACATGGAACTGCACAAGATCAAGTACGTATGCGAGCAATGCGGAATGGAGTTCAAGACCAAGTACGGTCTCACCAAACATCTGAGGACGCACTCGGGCGAGAAGTCCTATCTGTGCGCGATCTGCGGGAAAACGTTCGGTTGTCTCAGCTCCCAGAAGATCCATCTGCTCACCCATGTCGGCGAACGGCCTTACATATGCGACATCTGCGGCCAGAGCTTCACCCAGAGGTCACCGATGATGCTACACCGGAGAAAACATCCCGGTGTTCATCCACCGCCACCGCCTATCAAGATCACGAATCTGCTTCACGGGGTACAGGACAAGATCATCGTGAACAAGAGCGCCAAGTAA